The following coding sequences lie in one Treponema sp. OMZ 790 genomic window:
- a CDS encoding ATP-binding protein, protein MQKARLSEIYLSQVESIKDTDDGVFRFALNFLPDIKNHALVISGVRRCGKSTLLRQFIKKTGKPFFYLNFDDLRLLEFSVSDYGILDEIIDETGIKLIFFDEIQTAANWELYVRQKLDQGFKVVLTGSNASLLSRELGTKLTGRHIVKELFPFSYSEYLTFSKTKRGYNSFKKYFQMGGFPEYLKLKNPEILTQLQKDILYRDIAVRYNVSDERSLQRLYIFLASHAGSLISPSKLKNVAGVKSHTTILEYFSYFENSYLLSLVQKFAWSQKAQSLAPKKVYFTDIGFIRTAGFAFSENAGHILENFVFNELRRKYGSFDDKQIYYYNEGNCECDFVINPYTTPMCIQVCLKLEHDNTEREIKGLLAAMDFFKLKKGIILTENSHDVFVQEDKRIEIMPAWEYFE, encoded by the coding sequence ATGCAAAAGGCGAGATTAAGTGAGATATATTTAAGTCAAGTTGAAAGCATAAAAGATACCGATGACGGTGTTTTTCGATTTGCCTTAAATTTTCTTCCGGATATAAAAAATCATGCTCTTGTTATAAGCGGTGTAAGAAGGTGCGGTAAAAGCACTTTATTGCGTCAATTTATAAAAAAGACCGGAAAGCCGTTTTTCTATTTAAATTTTGATGATTTGCGTCTGCTTGAATTTTCAGTTTCGGACTACGGTATTTTAGATGAGATCATAGACGAAACCGGCATAAAGCTTATCTTTTTTGATGAAATTCAAACTGCAGCAAATTGGGAGCTTTATGTACGCCAAAAACTTGACCAGGGATTTAAAGTGGTGCTCACAGGTTCCAATGCTTCACTTTTAAGCAGGGAGCTGGGGACAAAACTAACAGGAAGACATATTGTTAAAGAACTTTTTCCTTTTTCATATTCCGAATACTTAACTTTTTCAAAGACAAAAAGAGGATATAATTCTTTTAAGAAATATTTTCAAATGGGCGGTTTTCCTGAGTATTTAAAATTAAAAAACCCCGAAATTTTAACACAGCTTCAAAAAGATATTTTATACAGGGATATAGCTGTCAGGTACAATGTATCGGATGAACGCTCTTTACAAAGACTCTATATTTTTTTAGCTTCACATGCAGGTTCTTTGATTTCTCCCAGCAAACTAAAAAATGTTGCCGGTGTAAAATCTCATACGACAATTTTGGAATATTTTTCCTACTTTGAAAACTCATATTTATTGAGTTTGGTTCAAAAATTTGCATGGTCGCAAAAAGCGCAAAGCCTTGCACCGAAAAAAGTTTATTTTACGGATATAGGTTTTATACGCACCGCCGGTTTTGCGTTTAGTGAAAATGCCGGGCATATTTTAGAAAACTTCGTATTTAACGAGTTGCGTAGAAAATACGGCAGTTTTGACGATAAGCAAATTTATTATTATAACGAAGGTAATTGTGAATGTGATTTTGTTATCAATCCGTATACTACCCCTATGTGTATTCAAGTGTGCTTAAAATTGGAGCATGATAACACGGAGCGGGAAATAAAAGGCTTATTGGCTGCAATGGATTTTTTTAAACTTAAAAAAGGTATAATCCTTACCGAGAATTCGCATGATGTTTTTGTACAAGAAGACAAAAGAATAGAAATCATGCCTGCATGGGAATATTTTGAATAA
- a CDS encoding 2-aminoethylphosphonate aminotransferase, whose amino-acid sequence MIKQAVILAGGLGSRLKDKTKTMPKGFLEIGGTPIVEQSVKKLLAQGIEKIIIGTGHCSEYYERLAEKYSAITTVKNENYANTGSMGTLEVCAPFVDGSFLLLESDLIYDSAGLFVLINDARRNLILASGATQSGDEVYLEADDKACLTGLSKNKDSLKNIFGELVGITKLTKCTLDKMCEFAQAHRGDLPKMEYEHALLETAKTEAVAIKKIEYFVWREIDNEEHLEMAVKNIYPHIIENEQLRAVRREVLLNPGPATTTDSVKYAQVAADICPREKAFGDLMQWLCDELKLFALAPETNPAEYETVMFGCSGTGADEVMISSCIPDTGRLLVIDNGSYGARLAKIAEVYKIPMDVFKSSTYEPLDLQKLEEEFATKKYTHLACVYHETTTGLLNPLHIICPMAKKYGMVTVVDAVSAYCGMPMDLKTLGIDFMASTSNKNIQGMAGVGFVICNKAELEKTKDYPMRNYYLNLYDQYAYFTKTHQTRFTPPVQTMYALRQAVLETKQETVQKRYERYSECWKILVAAVKKLGLKMLVKEEHQSRFITAILEPETPKYSFDALHDFAGEHSFTIYPGKLGNINTFRIANIGDIQPEEMRRFTVKLEEYMKGIGVGV is encoded by the coding sequence ATGATTAAACAAGCTGTAATTTTGGCGGGCGGTTTGGGCTCGCGTTTAAAAGATAAAACAAAAACAATGCCGAAAGGATTTTTGGAAATAGGCGGCACTCCGATTGTAGAGCAGTCGGTAAAAAAACTCCTTGCACAGGGAATTGAAAAAATTATAATCGGCACCGGACATTGCAGCGAATATTATGAGCGGCTTGCCGAAAAATATTCTGCAATTACAACTGTAAAAAATGAAAACTACGCAAATACCGGAAGCATGGGAACCCTTGAAGTGTGCGCTCCTTTTGTGGACGGAAGTTTTTTACTTTTAGAGTCCGACCTGATTTATGATTCTGCCGGTTTGTTTGTGCTGATAAACGATGCTCGGCGAAATCTTATTTTGGCAAGCGGTGCTACCCAATCCGGAGATGAGGTGTATCTTGAAGCTGATGACAAGGCTTGTCTTACAGGACTTTCTAAAAATAAGGATTCTTTAAAAAATATTTTCGGAGAACTTGTCGGTATTACAAAATTAACCAAATGTACATTGGATAAGATGTGTGAGTTTGCACAAGCTCATCGCGGCGATTTACCTAAGATGGAATATGAACATGCTCTTTTGGAAACTGCTAAAACCGAAGCCGTTGCAATAAAAAAAATTGAATACTTTGTTTGGAGAGAAATAGATAATGAAGAGCATTTAGAGATGGCTGTAAAAAATATCTATCCTCATATAATCGAAAATGAGCAGCTGCGTGCAGTACGCAGGGAGGTGCTTCTTAATCCCGGCCCTGCAACCACTACGGACAGCGTAAAATACGCCCAAGTCGCCGCCGATATTTGCCCGCGCGAAAAAGCATTCGGAGACTTAATGCAGTGGCTCTGCGATGAACTTAAACTGTTTGCGCTCGCTCCTGAAACCAATCCCGCCGAATACGAAACCGTTATGTTCGGCTGCTCCGGTACGGGGGCTGATGAGGTTATGATTTCTTCATGCATACCTGACACCGGACGGCTTTTGGTAATAGACAACGGTTCCTACGGTGCCCGCCTTGCAAAAATTGCAGAAGTTTATAAAATCCCGATGGATGTTTTTAAAAGCTCAACTTATGAGCCGCTTGATTTACAAAAACTTGAAGAGGAGTTTGCAACAAAAAAATACACGCACCTTGCCTGTGTCTACCATGAAACAACGACAGGTCTTTTGAATCCCTTGCATATTATCTGCCCTATGGCAAAAAAATACGGCATGGTTACGGTTGTGGACGCTGTCAGTGCCTATTGCGGAATGCCTATGGATTTAAAAACTTTGGGTATTGACTTTATGGCTTCTACCAGTAACAAAAATATTCAAGGGATGGCGGGCGTCGGCTTTGTCATTTGCAATAAGGCTGAGCTTGAAAAAACAAAAGATTATCCCATGCGGAATTACTATTTAAACCTTTATGACCAGTATGCCTACTTTACAAAAACGCACCAAACCCGTTTTACTCCTCCGGTACAAACCATGTATGCACTGCGTCAGGCTGTGCTTGAAACAAAACAGGAAACAGTGCAAAAGCGGTATGAGCGTTACAGTGAATGCTGGAAGATTTTGGTTGCAGCCGTTAAAAAACTCGGTCTTAAAATGCTGGTAAAAGAAGAACATCAAAGCCGGTTTATTACGGCAATTTTAGAGCCTGAAACTCCTAAGTACAGTTTTGACGCCTTGCATGATTTTGCTGGGGAACACAGTTTTACGATTTATCCCGGGAAACTTGGAAACATCAATACTTTCCGCATTGCCAATATAGGTGATATTCAGCCGGAGGAAATGCGCAGATTTACCGTAAAACTTGAAGAGTATATGAAAGGTATTGGAGTTGGGGTATAA
- the aepY gene encoding phosphonopyruvate decarboxylase yields the protein MIRPQFFYELLKENGTDFFTGVPDSLLKNFCAYLTDTAGSKNHIIAANEGCAVGLAAGHYFATGSVPLVYMQNSGLGNTVNPLLSLADKEVYSVPMLLVIGWRGEPNVHDEPQHIKQGRVTCSLLEAMEIPYCILKEEEQEAQAQISKAYVHIKTESSPYAVIIKKGTFDSYKLKTNEAVPAEISREEAIEKIILNAPLNACFVSTTGMASRELYELRDKHSQGHAKDFLTVGSMGHASQIALGIALSKPDKKVFCIDGDGAAIMHLGALTTVGTQKPKNMVHIVLNNGAHDSVGGQPTVGRKINLCAVAGSCGYDRVFCVKTLEELNSQLKELCTNAGSVFIEVLVSKGARQDLGRPKSSPIENKKAFMNFLEDKND from the coding sequence ATGATAAGACCTCAGTTTTTTTATGAATTGCTAAAAGAAAACGGCACTGATTTTTTTACGGGTGTGCCCGATTCTCTTTTAAAAAACTTTTGCGCATATTTAACCGATACGGCGGGAAGTAAAAATCATATTATTGCAGCCAATGAAGGCTGTGCGGTAGGGCTTGCCGCAGGGCATTATTTTGCAACGGGAAGCGTGCCGCTTGTTTACATGCAGAATTCCGGTTTGGGAAATACGGTTAATCCTCTGCTGTCGCTTGCGGATAAAGAAGTATATTCAGTGCCCATGCTGCTTGTAATAGGCTGGCGCGGGGAGCCTAATGTGCATGATGAGCCGCAGCATATCAAACAAGGCAGGGTAACTTGCTCTCTTCTTGAGGCAATGGAAATACCCTATTGCATTTTAAAAGAAGAAGAACAAGAAGCCCAAGCGCAAATCAGCAAGGCTTATGTGCACATTAAAACTGAAAGTTCTCCGTATGCCGTAATTATTAAAAAAGGTACTTTCGATTCTTATAAATTAAAAACAAATGAAGCTGTTCCCGCCGAGATAAGCCGCGAGGAAGCAATCGAAAAAATAATACTGAATGCTCCTTTAAATGCCTGTTTTGTTTCCACCACGGGGATGGCATCACGGGAGCTTTACGAGCTGCGCGATAAGCATAGCCAAGGTCATGCCAAAGATTTTTTAACGGTAGGCTCTATGGGACATGCTTCGCAAATTGCTCTCGGAATTGCTTTAAGTAAACCCGATAAAAAAGTCTTTTGTATAGACGGAGATGGAGCTGCAATTATGCATCTTGGAGCATTGACTACGGTGGGCACACAAAAACCGAAAAACATGGTACATATAGTTTTGAATAACGGTGCACATGATTCTGTAGGCGGTCAACCTACTGTAGGAAGAAAGATTAACCTGTGCGCTGTTGCCGGCTCTTGCGGTTATGATAGGGTTTTCTGTGTTAAAACCCTTGAAGAGTTAAACTCACAGTTAAAGGAATTATGCACAAATGCCGGTTCCGTTTTTATCGAGGTATTAGTATCTAAGGGGGCGCGGCAGGATTTGGGAAGACCCAAATCTTCTCCTATCGAAAACAAAAAGGCTTTTATGAATTTTTTGGAGGATAAAAATGATTAA
- the aepX gene encoding phosphoenolpyruvate mutase, whose translation MEKTIYLGLTGDIIHPGIINIINEGAKHGHLIIGLLTDSAIVSHKRLPYLTYEQRKQVVENIKGVSEVVPQEDWSYVPNLKKIRPDFIIHGDDWKTGSLSKIRDEVIEVMKEWGGKVIEVPYTKGINSSALASNMHSIGTTPDIRRKTLRRLIEAKPIVRIMEAHSGLSGLIIENLEVQKDDGVHRYDGMWSSSLTDSTSKGKPDIEAVDLTTRLQSLTDILECTTKPIIYDGDTGGKPEHFVFTVRTLERNGVSAIIIEDKVGLKKNSLFGTEAKQELASVEEFSHKISEGKKAQVTKDFMIIARLEALIAGGTVDEALERAFAYVKAGADGVMIHSKEKHGNDIKEFCGRFRKEYEKVPIVLVPTTYNQFTEKELAAWGANIIIYANHMLRASYPAMLKAAQTILEAERSLEVNELCLSIKQILELIPGTK comes from the coding sequence ATGGAAAAAACAATTTATCTGGGACTTACCGGAGATATTATTCACCCGGGGATTATAAACATCATCAATGAGGGTGCAAAACACGGGCATCTGATAATCGGCTTATTAACCGACAGTGCAATCGTTTCACATAAACGGCTTCCGTATCTCACTTATGAGCAGCGTAAGCAAGTTGTAGAAAACATAAAGGGTGTGAGCGAAGTTGTCCCGCAGGAAGACTGGTCTTATGTTCCGAACTTAAAAAAAATAAGACCTGATTTTATTATTCACGGCGATGATTGGAAAACCGGCTCTTTAAGTAAAATCCGCGATGAAGTTATCGAAGTGATGAAAGAATGGGGCGGCAAAGTTATTGAAGTTCCGTACACAAAGGGAATCAATTCAAGTGCGCTTGCTTCAAATATGCACAGCATAGGCACTACTCCCGATATAAGAAGGAAAACCTTGCGCCGCCTTATTGAAGCTAAGCCCATAGTCCGAATAATGGAAGCTCATTCCGGCCTTTCAGGTCTTATTATCGAAAACCTTGAAGTGCAAAAAGATGACGGGGTTCACCGCTATGACGGAATGTGGTCTTCAAGCCTCACCGATTCTACCAGTAAGGGAAAACCCGACATTGAAGCGGTTGACCTTACAACCCGTCTGCAAAGTTTAACAGACATTCTTGAATGCACCACTAAGCCTATTATTTATGACGGAGACACCGGCGGAAAGCCTGAACACTTTGTTTTTACTGTCCGCACCCTTGAGCGTAACGGCGTTTCTGCAATTATAATTGAGGACAAGGTAGGCTTAAAAAAGAACAGTCTTTTCGGTACGGAAGCAAAACAGGAACTGGCTTCTGTCGAAGAGTTTTCTCATAAAATTTCCGAAGGAAAAAAAGCGCAAGTTACAAAGGACTTTATGATTATTGCCCGTCTTGAAGCCTTAATTGCAGGCGGTACTGTGGACGAAGCCTTGGAGCGCGCCTTTGCCTATGTAAAAGCCGGTGCCGACGGCGTTATGATTCACAGTAAGGAAAAACACGGAAACGACATAAAAGAGTTTTGCGGACGCTTTAGAAAGGAATACGAAAAAGTTCCGATAGTTTTAGTGCCTACTACTTACAATCAGTTTACTGAAAAAGAATTGGCTGCTTGGGGTGCAAATATAATCATTTATGCAAACCACATGCTGCGCGCTTCGTATCCTGCAATGCTTAAAGCGGCTCAAACTATTTTGGAAGCTGAGCGCTCTTTAGAAGTGAATGAATTGTGTCTTTCGATTAAACAAATTTTGGAACTTATTCCGGGAACTAAATAA
- a CDS encoding nucleotidyltransferase domain-containing protein, giving the protein MRLDEWSKNIIINAICKNFPEVFKIILFGSRADDGKKGGDIDLLVETPSEPSSAFREKINALAEIQTKLGERRIDLITSYGVEDKRLVVKNAYKDGLVLWER; this is encoded by the coding sequence ATGCGTTTAGATGAATGGTCGAAGAATATTATAATAAATGCTATTTGTAAGAATTTTCCTGAAGTTTTTAAGATAATTCTTTTCGGTTCCCGTGCTGATGACGGTAAAAAAGGCGGAGATATAGATCTCCTGGTTGAAACTCCCTCCGAGCCTTCCTCAGCTTTTAGGGAAAAGATTAATGCCTTAGCCGAAATTCAAACCAAACTTGGAGAACGGAGGATTGATCTTATCACTTCATACGGAGTAGAGGATAAAAGATTGGTTGTAAAAAATGCGTATAAGGATGGTCTTGTTTTATGGGAGAGGTAG
- a CDS encoding cation:proton antiporter, protein MNKLAEFLPAFMHFSRLENTNLILLLGIILLLGAIGGTLFKKLKIPQVVGYIVIGIIIGQSGFQILSAQIITALDPLSGIALALIGFLIGGELKTKVIKKYGAQFVGILIFESIVPFITVSSVVSVVSYFVTKNFPASISLGLILGAISSATAPAATTDVLRENRTRGPLTTTVLGIVAMDDAVALVLYALASSIAASLLGAQTASFGKQILLLLYNIFGSICLGSIIGFFLSLIIRNMMTDPGRILGFSLGCLLLSTGIAYLLSLDTILAAMALGFFMVNFAPVKTRSTFTLVENFTPPIYVLFFVLVGAKLNIWNVTPFVALLALLYVFLRTFGKTIGSIMGSWLTKAPETVRKYLPFCLLSQAGVAIGLSISAGHDFSDTIGPTILLIITATTFIVQLAGPICVKYGVKKSGECGLDITEEDLLCTLSVGDVVWNGKTICSSDSPAIIPENMPLSAIIDSFSRSPNLNYAVKDADGCLAGMISLEHLKETLTMTAIYDCVFAMDIMQPANTFCSAKTGLKDLYELYTEKDIYAVPIIGDNGEPLGMAEKEMVDHFLHRKIIELHKTAYEPD, encoded by the coding sequence ATGAATAAATTGGCTGAATTCCTTCCCGCTTTTATGCACTTTTCACGGCTTGAAAATACAAATCTCATTTTACTTTTGGGAATAATTTTACTTTTAGGCGCCATCGGCGGAACCTTGTTTAAAAAATTAAAGATACCTCAGGTTGTAGGTTATATTGTGATCGGTATCATAATAGGACAGTCGGGCTTTCAGATTTTGTCTGCACAAATAATTACGGCTTTGGATCCTTTGTCAGGTATAGCCCTTGCTCTTATAGGTTTTTTGATCGGAGGAGAGTTAAAAACCAAGGTAATCAAAAAATATGGAGCTCAATTTGTCGGTATTTTGATTTTTGAATCCATAGTTCCGTTTATAACGGTTTCAAGTGTAGTTTCCGTTGTTTCATATTTTGTTACAAAGAATTTTCCGGCTTCAATTTCTTTAGGATTGATTTTAGGCGCTATATCTTCGGCGACGGCTCCTGCTGCGACCACGGATGTTTTGAGAGAAAACAGAACAAGGGGGCCTTTGACTACTACAGTTTTAGGTATTGTTGCTATGGATGATGCCGTAGCTTTGGTTTTGTATGCACTTGCTTCATCGATAGCTGCCTCTCTTTTGGGAGCACAAACTGCAAGTTTCGGAAAACAAATTCTTTTACTTTTATATAATATCTTCGGGTCTATTTGTTTGGGCAGTATAATAGGCTTTTTTTTAAGTCTCATAATCAGAAATATGATGACCGATCCCGGCCGTATCTTAGGCTTTTCTTTAGGTTGTCTCCTTCTTTCTACAGGGATTGCTTATCTTCTCAGCCTTGATACCATTTTGGCTGCGATGGCTTTGGGTTTTTTTATGGTTAATTTTGCTCCGGTAAAAACCCGTTCCACTTTCACATTGGTAGAAAATTTTACTCCTCCCATATATGTGCTGTTTTTTGTTTTGGTGGGAGCCAAATTGAATATTTGGAATGTTACACCCTTTGTTGCGCTTTTAGCTCTTTTATATGTTTTTTTACGCACATTTGGGAAAACAATAGGCTCTATCATGGGATCTTGGCTTACAAAGGCTCCGGAAACAGTCAGAAAGTATTTGCCGTTTTGTCTTTTAAGTCAGGCCGGTGTTGCTATCGGTCTTTCTATTTCGGCCGGACATGATTTTTCTGATACAATAGGACCGACTATTCTGCTCATAATTACTGCAACAACCTTTATAGTCCAGTTGGCCGGTCCCATATGCGTAAAATACGGGGTAAAAAAGTCAGGAGAATGCGGTCTGGATATTACCGAGGAAGATTTGCTATGTACATTATCAGTCGGGGATGTTGTATGGAATGGAAAAACAATCTGCTCTTCAGATTCTCCTGCAATAATTCCTGAAAATATGCCCTTGAGTGCCATAATAGATTCTTTTAGCCGCAGCCCTAACTTAAATTATGCCGTTAAAGATGCCGACGGCTGCCTTGCCGGTATGATAAGCCTTGAGCATCTAAAAGAAACATTGACAATGACGGCTATCTATGATTGTGTTTTTGCAATGGATATTATGCAGCCTGCAAATACTTTTTGTTCCGCAAAAACAGGTCTTAAAGATTTATATGAACTTTATACCGAAAAAGATATTTATGCGGTTCCCATAATAGGCGATAATGGGGAGCCTTTAGGCATGGCCGAAAAAGAGATGGTGGATCATTTTTTACATCGAAAAATTATCGAATTGCATAAAACGGCTTATGAGCCGGATTAG
- a CDS encoding flagellar filament outer layer protein FlaA gives MKKSIAIILFLAGFVAFSFAQQNDNFSTIEAADPNKVGVDSAQQRIKEVSIEKFETEGTWYSMMSADEGVIRSRLFNGNPMNKKPIPAEEGLELTDEKVLGVKVSFYRRGHNSFEVHATKALPVEGIAKTASVWVVGRSYPHTMKLIVEDFWGKRFELYVGKLNHSGWKLMTVAIPPQNSAGKTGIIQKDYHYGTSMGLKIVGFRIECDPEEAYGHYYIYFDDLRVVSDLYEVDMRDEDDMSDNW, from the coding sequence ATGAAAAAGAGTATAGCTATAATTTTGTTTTTGGCAGGATTTGTTGCATTTTCTTTTGCTCAGCAAAACGACAACTTTTCTACAATAGAAGCTGCTGACCCGAATAAAGTCGGTGTTGATTCCGCTCAGCAGAGAATTAAAGAAGTTTCTATCGAAAAGTTTGAAACTGAAGGCACTTGGTATTCAATGATGTCTGCAGATGAAGGTGTAATACGATCCAGACTTTTTAACGGTAATCCTATGAATAAGAAGCCCATTCCTGCAGAGGAAGGTCTTGAGCTTACCGATGAAAAGGTTTTAGGTGTTAAGGTTTCATTTTATCGACGCGGACATAATTCTTTTGAAGTTCATGCGACAAAGGCTCTTCCCGTAGAAGGAATTGCCAAGACTGCAAGTGTTTGGGTTGTAGGACGAAGTTATCCGCATACCATGAAACTCATAGTAGAAGATTTTTGGGGAAAAAGATTTGAGCTTTATGTAGGAAAATTAAACCATTCAGGTTGGAAGCTTATGACTGTTGCTATCCCGCCGCAGAATTCTGCCGGTAAAACAGGTATTATCCAAAAAGATTATCACTATGGAACAAGTATGGGACTTAAGATTGTAGGTTTCAGAATCGAATGCGATCCGGAAGAAGCTTACGGTCATTATTATATCTACTTTGATGATCTTCGTGTCGTAAGCGACTTATATGAAGTTGATATGCGGGATGAAGACGATATGTCCGATAACTGGTAA
- a CDS encoding flagellar filament outer layer protein FlaA — protein MKHGGLVFAGIALMLLFAFAPLTAQSGSINYQTYMVDTFDNPDGQGWAYQPVGSKFITEGYPKIQYLDGMPRAVKVMNNDDENAKFLGLEFKFNRKGDNWVDIVPAKDGKPYEIPFKGNIHRLDMWVWGAGYYYYIEILVRDCEGRTHTLPLGPVNFKGWKNMHVTVPTNIPQASKYLGNKNKLTFVAFRIRTAPFERVDSFKIFFDEFKALTDVFVDSYDGYELADLSIDGEKTE, from the coding sequence ATGAAACATGGCGGTTTAGTTTTTGCGGGCATTGCTTTAATGTTGTTGTTCGCATTTGCACCTTTAACGGCGCAGAGTGGTTCGATTAATTATCAAACTTATATGGTTGATACATTTGACAATCCTGACGGTCAGGGTTGGGCTTATCAGCCTGTTGGAAGCAAATTTATTACTGAGGGTTATCCTAAGATTCAATATCTTGACGGTATGCCCCGTGCTGTAAAAGTAATGAATAATGATGATGAAAATGCTAAATTTCTTGGGTTGGAGTTTAAGTTTAACCGAAAAGGCGATAACTGGGTTGACATTGTTCCTGCTAAAGACGGCAAGCCCTATGAAATCCCCTTTAAAGGAAATATACACCGATTGGATATGTGGGTTTGGGGTGCAGGATATTACTACTACATCGAAATCCTCGTACGAGATTGCGAAGGACGAACTCATACATTGCCCTTAGGTCCCGTTAACTTTAAGGGATGGAAAAATATGCATGTTACCGTTCCTACAAACATTCCTCAGGCATCCAAATATCTCGGAAATAAAAATAAACTTACTTTTGTAGCTTTTAGAATCAGAACTGCTCCTTTTGAAAGAGTTGATTCATTTAAGATATTTTTTGATGAATTTAAAGCCTTGACAGACGTGTTTGTCGATTCTTATGACGGATATGAATTGGCTGATTTGTCTATCGATGGTGAAAAAACCGAATAG
- a CDS encoding HD domain-containing protein translates to MTELSNFSKAIRDPIWKHIWMSGELYAITKEKPFMRLYNIKQLGPAELVYPGASHTRASHSIGVYNTALKMLNILLKKGADAWVSKQGAMSFLTAALLHDLGHFPFTHSLKELKLKEHEDLTGELILKEPMRSAAAKTGADPEQTAAIISGKGKKDAETVFFQKLLSGVLDPDKLDYLNRDAFYCGVPYGIQDTDFILSQLLPDKKNGIKIESKAILSVESILFSKYLMYKSVYWHKDVRIATAMMKKAIFAGMEKEKFCPEALYHQDDEGIFRLLEKSTYPEKKPAEDLRIGKIYRIIAEEDFKAENPKHQDLEDLHKRREAEEILAEYFSAKTGMNIGHEEIIIDIPERISFESDLFIEDEKKVFTESSTVFSKEFIKTLVPSLRKIRVAVSDKIHKKVINLPQTILPIF, encoded by the coding sequence ATGACCGAATTAAGTAATTTTTCAAAAGCAATTCGCGATCCGATATGGAAACACATATGGATGAGCGGCGAATTATATGCAATTACCAAAGAAAAGCCCTTTATGCGCCTGTACAATATAAAACAGCTTGGGCCGGCGGAACTGGTATATCCGGGAGCAAGCCATACAAGAGCCTCGCACAGTATAGGAGTTTACAATACCGCCTTAAAAATGCTCAATATTTTATTAAAAAAAGGGGCTGATGCTTGGGTTTCAAAGCAGGGAGCGATGTCATTTTTAACGGCTGCCCTACTCCATGATCTCGGGCATTTTCCTTTTACTCACTCTTTAAAAGAATTAAAATTAAAAGAGCATGAAGATCTGACGGGAGAGCTGATTTTAAAAGAGCCCATGCGCTCTGCAGCAGCCAAAACCGGAGCAGACCCTGAACAAACAGCAGCCATAATAAGCGGAAAAGGTAAAAAAGATGCCGAAACGGTCTTTTTTCAAAAGCTTCTTTCGGGAGTTCTTGATCCCGATAAACTGGATTACCTTAACAGAGATGCTTTTTATTGCGGTGTTCCTTACGGAATTCAGGACACCGACTTTATTCTTTCCCAGCTGCTTCCGGATAAAAAAAACGGGATAAAAATAGAATCAAAGGCAATTTTAAGTGTTGAAAGTATCTTATTTTCAAAATATCTGATGTATAAGTCGGTTTATTGGCACAAAGACGTACGTATAGCGACCGCTATGATGAAAAAAGCTATATTTGCCGGAATGGAAAAGGAAAAATTTTGCCCCGAAGCTCTTTATCATCAGGACGATGAAGGTATTTTCAGACTCTTGGAAAAAAGCACTTATCCCGAAAAGAAACCGGCCGAAGACTTGCGCATCGGTAAAATATACCGAATCATAGCCGAAGAAGATTTTAAAGCCGAAAACCCAAAACATCAGGATTTGGAAGACCTCCATAAACGAAGAGAAGCTGAAGAAATTTTGGCCGAATACTTTTCGGCCAAAACAGGAATGAACATCGGCCATGAAGAAATTATAATCGACATACCCGAACGTATTTCTTTTGAATCCGATCTTTTTATAGAGGATGAAAAGAAGGTATTTACTGAAAGTTCTACCGTGTTTTCGAAAGAATTTATAAAAACGCTAGTTCCTTCCTTACGAAAAATACGGGTCGCAGTTTCAGACAAAATTCACAAAAAAGTTATAAATCTTCCTCAAACAATCTTGCCGATTTTTTAA